The segment gtgctgtggggaggggaaggaggtaaggcggggatggggggaggggaggaggaaggagggggctcagtctgggaaggcctcctggaggagatgagctctcagtagggctttgaaaggaggaagagagctagcttggtggatttaaTCCATCCAGCCCCAAATTCACAGCAAGAAATTAGCGGAGCTGTGATgagaactcccaagcctgtactctttctacacTCTTTCCCCACAGACGTTCTGGGAGCACCCCAGCGTAATGGGGCAGATACATAAACAAGAGCGAGCACACAGGGAAGGAGACCTCTCAGCTTCCAATCTTCTTGCTCCAAATCAAGCAATTATTCAaccaatggtaattactgagcattgactgtgggcaaagcactgtactaagtgcttaagagaggatgatacaacagaggttttttggcatttgctaagctcttactgtgtgccggcactattctaagctctggggtagaaacaaagtaatcagattggacactaaagcccaaagaagtgaagtgactttcccaaggtcacccagcagacaaatggttggagccaggattagaacccaggtccttctggcccccaggcccgggctctatccactaggtcacactgcttggtAGCTACGTTCCCTGGATTTTCACCAGTGGGAGGCCCGGATCGTGCTCACCAACCTCCACGCCAAACCCCAcggtccctccccgccccggccggGCCTCTATCctccgctcacctcctcctcgtGCTGCCTCCGTGCGGCCTCCAGCTCCTGTCGGCCTCCCTCTTCCAGCCTCAGCCGGGCCTCCTCGGCCCGGGCCAGGCTGGCGCGcagctcctctgcctctgcccgTCCCGCCTGCCTCAGAGCCTCCAGTTCTTCAGCCTGGACCTCCGGCTTAGCCCCCTGCCGGGCCTCCGCCTCCAGCCTGggcagctcctgctgctgcggaGGGACCAGCTGGGCCTGCTGGCTCAGACCTTGGGGCCGTTCCTGGTCCCGGAAcctgtggagaggaggaggatgcagtgtGGCCCGATGCAAAGGGGGCAcgagcctgggttccaatcctggttccgctacctggttgctgtgtgacctttggcaagtcattcaacttttctgggcctcagttacctcatctgtaaaatggggggtaaagctgtgagccccatgtgggacagggactgtgtccaacttgactagcttgtatctaccccaacacttggtacagtgcttggcacatagtaaatgcttaacaaataccgtaaacaaGCAAGGAACAGGGGCTTGAGGTGAGATGGGTGTCTCTGGCAGACCTctactgggggaggaggaagggggccggggccctgccctcctctagactgtatcctcgttgtgggcagggaatgtgtctaccaactctgtcatactgtcctctcccaagcgcttagtacaatgctctgcacacagtaagcgctcaattcataacattgattgattgacagggtttGTAGGCTCTACCCAGGAGCTTCTGAGGTAGGGTCTCTCACACTGCTCTAGGGGGCACAAAGAACTCGAGGTGGGCACGGGAAGGCGCTTctctagctttcattcattcaattcagttgtattcactgactgcttactgtgtgcaaagcactgtattaagcacttgggagagtacaataaaacacattcccggcccacgaggagtttacagtctagaggggctgaaAGTCCCAATCCCGGAGGGACCTGGGGATCGAGGGAGGTGGggttcctctgttccctcatccagggatggggagggagctggggaggctgCACCCTTACCTGGCCCCGCGCCCCGGCTCCTCCGAGGCGTCGCGTCCCCCGCTCCACCCCAACATCGCGGCCCGGAGCTGCTGGTTCTCCCGTCTCAGCTCCAGCACTTCCAGCTGGGCCCCAGCCAGGGCCCAGGAAGGAGCTGCGGCGGgccgggcctggaagtgagatggTGGAACCAGCTCCCTGGAACCTggcgggagggagatggagaagatgatgatgagacggggatggatggagggctCAGAGTGGCAGTGGGAGCCCAGAGGGCCTGGAGAGGACAGGCTACAAAAGAGAAGAAGCATCAAGGCCTTCTCCTGGAACCAAGCTGAGCCCCCCACcaatacagcagcatggcttagtggattgaggacaggcccgggagtcagaggacctgggttctaatcctggctttgccacttgtctgttgtgtgaccttgggcaagtcacttcacttctctgcgcctcagctacctcgtcagtaaaatggggattaagattgaaagtcccaggtgggacggggactgtgtccaacctgatgaacttgtatctaccccagtgctcagaacagggcttggcacacagtaagcacctgacaaGTACCATATTTCAATACCTGCGGCCTGGGGCATGGCAAAGGCAGCTGGGGGGTCTAGATTCCATCTTCGACTCGCCATGCTCCCCCTGGGCAAGAAGAAAAACAATTCCAACTCCCATTGGCTCTCGGGCCTCCTGaccgccttctctccctccctccctgccccccactccACCCTTCTTGAAGACCCTGCAACAACAAACCCACCCAGCTCCTAAGATAACAGCCAGTCCCACCCAGCTCTGACATCTCCTTCTCCCCCAGTTCCCAAGGACCTTACAATAAAGCCATTGGGAGATCAAGTCTGTCCTGCCCGGCTCCTGATAGAAACCCTATAATAACAAACCAGGGATGGACAGGAATTTaagggggaaggcagggggagtcCTGTGGGGacgagctgggaggggaggggtgcggggggaagagacaggactcAAAAACGGGAAGGGCCCAGTTGTTTCCCCATCTACTAAATGAAAATAACCCCAGAGCCTCCCCTCGGGGGTCACCCGCTGAACCGAAGGACTGAGATTCTGTTTTGCCTCctgacttactgtatgcatatgGCCTCGATCACACCCTTCCCCACTcaagctgggcctcagtttccctccccttAAGAGTGAAaaatctctgagggcagggaacatgtcactgagagatacaaaacaatcagatccgatccagttcctatcccacgaggggctctccgtctaagtgggagggaagaacacatattgaatccccatcttacagatgaggaaactgaagccaggAAAAGCGGACACACGGGAGGCAAGTACAAGTTCTGGGATTGACTTgaccttggcacatattaagcgcttaacaaatgtcatcatcactattattactacaacgaCTCTGCTTGTCCGGTCTCCACTGAGGCCAGATCCtgaagggcgggggcggggggaggaagaaTCAGGATCCCAATCCCGATGAAATCCGTTTGTCCCCgaggccccggccccgcctctcCCCCTATACCCTcactccaagcagcatggctcagtggaaagagcccagctttggagtcagagtcatgggttctaatcccggctccaatcccgactttgggcaagtcacttcacttatctgtgtgtcagttacctcatctgtaaaatgggggatgaagactgtgaaccccccgtgggacaacctgatcaccttgtaacctccccagtgctttgcacattcattcattcaatcgtattgattgagcgcttagtgtgcagagcactgtactaagcgcttgggaagtacaagttcattcattcattcaatcgtatttattgagcgcttactgtgtgcagagcactgtactaggcgcttgggaagtacaagttggcaacacatagcgacagtccctacccaacagcgggctcacagtctagaagggggagacagacaacaaaacaaaacatactaacaaaataaaatagactaaacatCTGCAtaaactaaattcattcattcactcatatttattgagcacttactgtgtgcagagcactgtgctaagcgcttgggaagtccaagttggcaacatatagagacagtccctacccaacagtgggctcacagtctagaaagcgcttcataataataataatggtatttgttaagcgcttactatgtgcaaagcactgttctaagccctggggaggttacaaggtgatcaggttgtcccacggggggctcccagtcttcatccccattttccagacgagggaactgaggcccagagaagtgaagtgactcgcccaaagtcacccagctgacaactgacggagctgggatatgaacccagagaagcagcagagaagcagcgtggctcagtggaaagagcctgggctttggaaccagaggtcatgggttcgaatcccgcctccgccactcgtcagctgggtgactttgggcaagtcacttcactgggcctcagttacctcatctgtaaaatggggatcaacactgtgagccccacgggggacaacccgatcaccttgtaaattccccagcgcttagaacagtgctctgcacagagtaagcgcttaataaatgccattaaaaaaaaacagacacacacacaaaaaacccatgacctctgactccaaagcccgggctctttccactgagccacgctgcttcatagtaaTCGCGTCATAATTgccatggtgattattattatctgtgtcgcCGTCCCTCGTGGCTCCTTCCCTCccggcttcctctcctcctccattatCGAAAGGCCCTGCCTCCCTTCGCCGTGCTGTGCGGGTTCAGGCCTTCAAACCCCCCCGAGTCTCCACGGGCCTTCCCTCCGACTTTTCCTGTGGTCAGGCCCGCTCCCGTCCCCGTCCcggtccccgtccccgtcccgccTCCCCGCACCGATCTCCCCTCCGTCGAGCGGGTCCCGCCTCCTTCGCCTCAGACACCCCCTTCGCCTCAgacgcccccccaaccccgctctgcgcctgcgcgacgCGGGCCGCCCGGCGGGAGGGGCCGCCCGCGGGGAGCCGGGCGCAGCCGCAGTGGCGGCTCGGAGGGCGGGCCAATCAGAGAGCGCGGCGGCCCGGGGCGGTGGAtttcccccggccccgcccccgccggcgAAACCCGGGAAAATCCATCGGCCAATGAGGAGGCGAGGGCGGCGCCCGCGCGGGAGCCCGCCTTCGCTCTTTCGGCGCGCGCCGACGAATTGACCAATGGGCTCGGGGCGGCCGGGGCGGCTCCGACCAATCAGGAGCGGCGGGGGGGGCGTGGTCAgggcggggcgcgcgcgcgcgtttGGTCCCCCGGTGGCCGCAGGCGGGGCCGGGCGCTTGCCCGCCAGCAACGgtagccccgccccgccccgccccggcccggccccggccccggcccggccccggtcccTGTCAAACGGCGGCCGGACCTGTCGGGGCTGCGGGGCTGCGGACCGGCGCCCCACCCGGAGCCGGGGTCTGCCTCGCTCGGGCTCCCCGACATTGCATCGCCCGGGGCGCCAACGGAagagtggcggcggcggcggcggcgggccgaTCCCCGGTTTGCATTGCACGGCTAAGGGGCGATCCCCATTTGGCACCTTAGGAGACGGGGCTCCCCGGGTTCCCTTGGCACCGGAAGTGGGGAGGCCGaaggccccccgccccctcggcctGCGGGAGCGAAGGGGCTAACGTAGCATCCCCCCCCGGGGACGGAGGCTCCGCGGTTGCAACTGCTATGCAATCTGGGGGGGGCCCGGGCTCGCCCCGGCCGGGAAAGCGGGGGGCCCCGACTGGCACGGGGCGTGCCCAGCTTTGAGCGAATGGCCTAAAGTTGTCCGGTCCCCGGGCCCACCCCCGCACCCCGACTTTGCAAAGAGGGAGGGGCTCCCCCGATGGGGCCCCGAGCCTGAGCCGccgccgggggtcggggggggggggctgtaggCGGCGCCCCCCGATGCTGCCCTGCTTCCAGCTGCTGCgcatgggggggggcgggggcggggacctGTACACGTTCCGGCCGGCGGGGACCGGCTGCACCTACCGGCTGGGCCGGCGGGCGGACCTGTGCGACGTGCCCCTCCGCCCGGAGCGGGAGCCCGGCCTGGTGTCCCGGGTGCACGCCGAGCTGCACGCCGAGCGGGACGCCCAGCGGGACGGAGACTGGAGGGTCAGCCTGCTGGACTGCAGCAGCCACGGTGAGCGGGGCCCCGGGGGGGCCCCCCGAAAGCCCCGGCCCTCCCCCGGGACCCCAAgcgtccagaagcagcgtggcctaaacgacagagccccggcctgggtgtcggagggaaccggcttctaatccccgactctgccactcgtctgtctgccctgtgacccagggccgagaagcaacgtggctcggtggaaaaagcccgggttttggagtcggaggtcgtgggttcaaatcccggccccgccaattgtcagctgtgtgactttgggcaagtcacttcacttctctgggcctcagctaccccatctgtaaaatggggattacgattgtgagccccacgtgggacaacctgatcaccttgtacctccccagcgctttgcacatagtaagcgcttaataaatgccatcattattatcattatcacttgtccgagcctcggttccctcgtcggcAAAATGAGCATTCaacccctgttaataataataacgattggcatttcttaagcgcttactatgtgccaccactgttctaagcgctggggggatacaagggaatcaggttgtcccgcatgaggctcacagtgttcacccccattttccagatgagggaactgaggcacagagaagttaagtgacttgcccaaagtcacacggctgacaagtggcggagccggcattagaacccatgaccttgactcccaagcccgggctctttcctctaagcttcgctgcttccctgttctccctcctacttagagcgggagccccatgggggacctgaagaccttgtatttgccccagtacttagtatagtgcctagcgcatagtaagcccttaacaagtacaattactgttattaataattactCTAGACTCAGCAGAGCAAGCACTGCAAAAATGCCACAATTGCACGGGGGCCAGGTCcaacccaatcaatcactcaatcgtattgagcgcttactgtgtgcagagcactgtactaagcgcttgggaagtacaagttggcaacatatagagacggtccctactcacagtctagaagagtgagtgtgtgtgtctgcttctctctgtgagtgtggcaccctgactctctccctgggGGGTGAACGTGTGGTCGGGTCTCCCCTCGGAAGCCCCCCACCTTAGTCTCCGTGTCCTGCCACCTTCCCCCAGGCACCTCTGTGAACAACGTCCGGCTCCCACGGGGTCGTCGGGTGGAGCTGGATGACGGCGACCTCCTGACCTTTGGCTCCGAGGGGGGCCCCGGCACCGAGCCCCCCGAGTTCTGCTTCATGTTCCAGCGCGTCCGCGTCCGGCCCCAGGACTTCGCCGCCATCACCGTGCCCCGGGCCACGGGGGTCGGGGGCGGCTTCCGGCCCATGCTGCCCTCCCGGGGGGCTCCCCAGCGGCCCCTGAGCGCCCCGTCCCCCTCGCCCAAGGCCACCCTGATTCTCAGCTCCATCGGGAGCCTCAGCAAACTGCGGCCTCAGCCCCTCACCTTCTCCCGGGGCGGAGGGCCCGTCGAGgcgccggcccccgcccccgctgTTGGAGGACAGGGGGCCCCGGAcattcccccggccccccgcaatCGGCGGAAGTCGGCCCACAGGGTGCTGGCCGAGTTGGAGGATGAGGGGGTGCCCGGGGAGAGCCCTCCGGCCGCTCGACCCGGCCCCCGCAAGAAGCCGCGGATGGAGAAGACGCCCGTCACCCCCAGCGGGTGAGCATGGGCGggggcgggcttgggagccaggaggaccagggttctcccccactttcctgccgggtgaccgtggacaagtcacctccttctctgggcctcagttccctcatctgtaggtgtcgaggattcaacacctgttctccttcctacctaagactgtgtggggcctgattagcttgtatgataataataatgacatttagtaagcacttactatgtgcaaagcactgttctaagtgctggggaggttacaaggtgatcaggttgtcccacgggcggctcacagtcttcatccccattttacagatgagggaacggagacacagagaagtgaagtgatttgcccaaagtcacacagctgacaattggcagagctgggatttgaacccatgacctccggctccaaagcccatgctctttccactcagcagtgcttggcacatggcttaACAAGATACcagttactatcatcatcatcatcatcagtcgtatttattgagcgcttactatgtgcagagcactgtactaagcgcttgggaagtacaaattggcaatatatagagacagtccctacccaacagtgggctcacagtctaaaagggggagagtcctgTGATGGGAGTATTATGATGGGAGTCCTgtgtggggagagggactgtgtcagacctgatgatcttttagctaccctaaggcttagaacagtgctgggcatatagcaagggcttaacaaataccttaataatagaGGCAGGAAGCACCCGTAAAATcgtcattatcgtcatcatcatcgtccccgaaggagtttccagtctagaggaggagctaagTGGGGTAGAGGAGGAGCTAAGTGGGAATGGTGGGGCACGGTGGTAGATGCCAAGAGGAGGGGGGTAGGAGAGCAGTTGGTTGGGCAGCTATTGGTCCTGTTCCCCTTGCTGGTGTGGGGGGGCCTCTGGCCATAACCTAGTGAGAGAGGGGAGCCTGATCAGGGAGacgtctaaaggggaaggaagggcaggggagagccAGGGTGGCAGCAAACCCAAGGGGCAGTGGGCTGCCGTTTCCCCCCAGTGGTGCCACCCTCACCACCCACCCCCTCAGCTCCTTAGGGGTTTGGGGTGGTGAAGTAATGTCACCATCTCCCCTCAGTAATGGTTTCAAATGTCCCACCGTCACTGCCCtcctcccaccacacacacacattcttccGTCTCTCTAGGAAACGTCGTGGGCGGCCCCGGAAGTACCCCATAGCCCCAGTACCCGGGGGAGACCCCTGCGCCGCTCCCCGTTGCCGGCTGCCGCAGGACGAGACGGTGACCTGGGTCCAGTGTGACCACTGCGATGCCTGGTTCCACGTGGCCTGCGCTGGCTGCAGCTACCGGGCTGCCCAAGAGGCCGACTTCCGCTGCCCAACATGCCGGGCCTGAGGACCCGCGGCCGGGGCGACctcaggggaggaccagggcctggagcggCCCCGTGAAGAAGACCACAGCCACAGAGGtggtggggacgagggggaggggcggACATTGATGGGCCTCCCCCTACCCCAAGTGGCTCTCACGGACCCCATTGGGACCCACGCGCTGGAGCCGCTAGTACCAAGGGCCAGTCCAGGGGAGCCCGCTCACTCCGGGACCAACCTGCGGCTCCGGCTCCACCTTCGGCCAAGTCCCCTGGAGGATTTTGGGAAGCCTCAGGACACAGGTGAGGGGATGTGGGTAGGGATGCTGAGGAGAGATTTATCACTCTTCCCCCTCACACCACCACCCAGGGTATTCCATCCTGACCCCCCAAAATTCCAATTTGcagcccctcatcccctccctgcaAATCGCTTGTTTCCAAATAAAGACCAGCTGCTGACACGTCCGCTCAGTTGTGACTTTTCAGGGACACTCCGTCTGCTCAGTTGTGACTTTTCAGGGAGACTCCGGGACCTTCCTACTgccacttagtaacagtgctctgcatgcaggaagcactcagtggtgatcgattgattgccccgGTAgccctcacttcacttttctaggcctcagtttccttatctattaaATGAgatttcaatacccattctccccactACCTCGTTAGATCGAACTGGGAACGGTgtccaaccggatcaccttgtctctaccccagcgtttagcgcaGCACGCGGCAGgtagtagtaagtgtttaacaaataccagtttcatATCATGATGGCTGAATCCCAGCTCAGGGCCTCTTTATTGAGAAGAGCAATCAGgtgtgtggggaaaaaaaaaaaataaacaatcaACCCCAGAACTCCCAGCCCTCCGcccacccccctcaaaaaaaaaacttgaatccTGCTCCAGCCTCCTCCCCGGCACCCCCAGGGGGCCTGTCGCCTTgggtctccccaccccaacccccattcctctttcccacccctcctgctttctctcccctcgcccctctgtctcccctctacgaGGGCTCTGCCTCGCTCCCCCCTCCCCTGAGCCAGCCGCCCCGTCTCCCCGGCCCATTCAGCTCGAGTGCGTGGGGGGGCCCAGAGGGGCGATGGGAACCGGGGCGAAAGCGTCTCCGTCgtggaagggggcgggggagtAGAGGGTGGCGAAAGGGGGACCACCGTAGCccggggggccgagggaggggccgggaggcagggggaggtgcACGGGGCCACCGCCGGGGAAGGGCCCGGCCGTCTCGAAATCCTCCCTTGAAGAGCAGCCGCTTCCTCGCTTGCCTTTCTGCCGGCGGTTACAGAACCAGACGCGGACCACCTGCAACGGggcggttggggtggggggggtcagggGGAAGAGGTCGTGAGGTGGAGgatggggagtgggtgggggctggaggggcggcGGTGGTCCGGGGCGACTCACGTCCTTCTCGAGCCCGAGCTCCTCGGCGATGCTGCTGATCTGCTGTAGGTTGGGCTTGGGGCACTGCAGGAACATGGTCTCCAGGTTGCCCCGCACCTTGTTCTCGATGCTCGTGCGCTTCCGCTTCCGGGCCTGCTGCAGCACCGTCTCCGCATTGCACATCTggcacggggggcgggggcacCGGCCCAGGGGTCAGGGTGGCCCTCCACCTCTCCCAAACGCATGGGTGGGTGGTTCTGATGCCCGCCCCCCACCAAGGCTCCCACCCAGCCACCTGTGCCATGTCTTGCTTCACCCGGTCCATGACTTCGACACCCTGACCCCCTCCAGCCAGGCCTCCCACTCACCAAACACCCACTGCCTTACCACCCAATCTGTGTCTCCTAACCAATCACCCGTGCCCATGTCTCACCCCACTAGGTCCAAGACTTTGACACTCCCCCCAGCCACATCTCCCACTCACGGAATGCCCACCACCCCAACACTCTCCCACCCAATCTGTGTTTCTTACCCTACCTCCTGTGCCCACGTCTCACCCCATCCAGTCCATGACTTTGACACCTCCCCTCACCTTCAGCCCATTTCTCCTTTTCACAGGCCTACTCCTGCCCACCCCTGGCATCTCCCAACTCATCCCGTGTCTCCTCCTACCCAATAACATCCACCCACCATCCCACCCTGCCTTTCTACCCATGTCTTACCCTACCCCGTCCACCTTCCcggcccacctcccccactcGCCAGCCCTCTTGGGTCCCCCCCAGTACCCCCGCCCcctgcatcccagcccacatcACCCACCCAAAGgcatcctccatcctccccctttccagcAACTACCTCGACCCTGCCCATCTCCTACCCAGCAGTACCCCTcacccagcgtggcctagtgggaataaCCCGGGCCTGGCGGTCAGAGCatccgggttctcatcccagcccggCCATTTGCCTGGTCTGTGACATTGAGGgggtgccacttcacttctctgagcctcagttccctcatctgtaaaatggggattcaatccttgttctccctcctacttagactgtgagccccaggtgggactgattagtttgtatctaccccaggacttagtctggtgctcggcacctagtaagtgcttaacaaataccacaatcatcatcatcatcaatcgtatttattgagcgcttactgtgcgcagagcactgtactaagcgcttgataataataataattattattattgccccctcACTACCCCAGCCTgcgtcccccacccacccagccagtttcccccagcccccccacccccgaatccCGGCCATCTCTCACTCCCACCCAGCCCAGCCTGACATCCCTCCCTCTCATGACATGCCCATTTGGCCCTCGTCTGGCTCCCTGCAGACTCCCACCATCTTCCTTCCCCCGCCGCGCCCACACCCACCTCCTGCAGTCTGTCGTTGTCGTCGGCCGCCTCCAGCCACCTCTGCAGGAGCGGCCTCAGCTTGCACATGTTCTTGAAGCTCAGCTGCTGGGCCTCGAAACGGCAGATGGTGGTCTGGCTAAACACCTTCCctgggggtgaaggaagggtcacaactgcctcccccactcgcctccctctcctctccccctccctgcaggcCCCTTCCCGATGGGTGGGGCAAGGGATACCCACCGAAGAGAGCGCCCAGAGTGACCCCCACGTCGGCCTGTGTGTATCCCAGCGTGATCCGCTTCCTCTTCAGCTCCTTGGCAAACTGTTCAAGCTCCTCCCTTGATGGGGTCTCCTGCTGAGGGCAGGGCCGCGGGGGTGAGGCTGGGGGCTTCCTGggcgttgggggtgagggaccgTGCTCCCAAAGCCCGGAAAGGGGGGAGCAGAGGCCTCTAGTagcatcccaatcaatcagtggtatgtggacaggggacacgtctaaccaactctgttctgttgtgttctcccaagtgcttagtacagtgctctgcactcagtgggcactcaatacgattgattgatggggcagcgtggcctagtggaaagagcctgagctgggaggcagaggacccgggttctaatccactttgcctcgtgaccttgggcaaggtatttcACTTTTTGGGTCtccattccctcaactgtaaaatgaggatttcatacctgacctccctcctacttagactgggagccctatgtgggacctggtgaCCCGATGTCTGCCCccactgcttattcattcattcattcactcattcaatcttatttattgagcgcttactgtgtgcagagcactggactaagcactcgggagagtacaatacaacaataacagacacaatccctgccaacaaggagcttacggttcaGAGCGATGGAGTCggatatcaatgcaaataaataagttacagatatgtacacaagtgctgtggggctgggacgggggaagaaccaagggaacgagtcagggcttcgtagaagggagagggagaaggggaaaggagggtttagtgagGGGAGGCCTttgggttcagttacctcatctgtaaaatggggattaagactgtgagccccctgagggacaacctgatcaccttgtaacctccccagcgcttagaacagtgctttgcacatagtaagggcttaataaatgtgatcattattattattatttgggaggagacgggccttcagtgaggctttgaaggggaggatgggggcgaAATGTAAttgtcggatctgaggagggagagtgtcccaggccagaggcaggacgtggact is part of the Tachyglossus aculeatus isolate mTacAcu1 chromosome Y4, mTacAcu1.pri, whole genome shotgun sequence genome and harbors:
- the TCF19 gene encoding transcription factor 19, producing MLPCFQLLRMGGGGGGDLYTFRPAGTGCTYRLGRRADLCDVPLRPEREPGLVSRVHAELHAERDAQRDGDWRVSLLDCSSHGTSVNNVRLPRGRRVELDDGDLLTFGSEGGPGTEPPEFCFMFQRVRVRPQDFAAITVPRATGVGGGFRPMLPSRGAPQRPLSAPSPSPKATLILSSIGSLSKLRPQPLTFSRGGGPVEAPAPAPAVGGQGAPDIPPAPRNRRKSAHRVLAELEDEGVPGESPPAARPGPRKKPRMEKTPVTPSGKRRGRPRKYPIAPVPGGDPCAAPRCRLPQDETVTWVQCDHCDAWFHVACAGCSYRAAQEADFRCPTCRA
- the POU5F1 gene encoding POU domain, class 5, transcription factor 1, translating into MAGHLGPDFAFSPPPGGGEPWGDPRGWYGYPAPPGAAGAGAGAGAGPGGEPWGGPFLPPPAGPLYEGGGWGGCFVPQLGVGLAPPPPDPSGPDGEGGGAAGTPPPGRLPRTGGLRPRPEARAGRERRRASPPRPCPQQETPSREELEQFAKELKRKRITLGYTQADVGVTLGALFGKVFSQTTICRFEAQQLSFKNMCKLRPLLQRWLEAADDNDRLQEMCNAETVLQQARKRKRTSIENKVRGNLETMFLQCPKPNLQQISSIAEELGLEKDVVRVWFCNRRQKGKRGSGCSSREDFETAGPFPGGGPVHLPLPPGPSLGPPGYGGPPFATLYSPAPFHDGDAFAPVPIAPLGPPTHSS